One genomic segment of Sminthopsis crassicaudata isolate SCR6 chromosome 4, ASM4859323v1, whole genome shotgun sequence includes these proteins:
- the LOC141540382 gene encoding uncharacterized protein LOC141540382, with protein MLKNHQKIHTGEKPFSCNQCGKVFRYNSSLITHERTHTGEKPFECNDCGKAFSESVVLKRHRRTHTGEKPFECNECGKSFSDSVVLRSHQRIHTGEKPFECNECGKAFGQRGHLITHQRTHTGEKPFACSECGKGFRNRTNLITHQRTHTGEKPFSCSNCGKAFSRREHLTRHQRTHTGEKPFACNECGKAFRHRSHLITHQRTHTGEKPFVCNECGKTFSQSEILKSHQRIHTGEKPFACADCGKTFRHRSSFIIHQRTYIGEKPFVCDECGKAFSESEVLKSHQRMHTGEKPFECNECGKAFRHRGHLINHQRTHNGEKLFACSECGKAFNENELLKIHQRIHTGEKPFECNECRKSFSRREHLINHQRIHTGEKPFTCHECGKGFSQRGNLITHQRTHTREKPFAYTECGKASIESILLKSHQRADIEEKSFEYDKCRKGVSHRANLISYQQTNTGGKTFSVQLM; from the coding sequence ATGCTCAAAAACCATCAgaaaattcacactggagagaaacccttttcATGTAATCAATGTGGGAAAGTCTTTAGGTACAATTCCAGCCTCATTACTCATGAGAGaactcatactggagaaaaaccattTGAATGTAATGattgtgggaaagccttcagtgaGAGTGTAGTGCTCAAGAGGCAtaggagaactcacacaggagagaaaccttttgagtgtaatgaatgtgggaaatccTTCAGTGATAGCGTAGTACTTAGAAgccatcaaagaattcatactggagagaaaccctttgagtgtaatgaatgtgggaaagcatTTGGTCAGAGGGGACATCTTATCACCCATCAGAGAAcacacactggagagaaaccttttgcatgtagtgaatgtgggaaaGGTTTCCGAAATAGGACCAATCTTATCACTCATCAAAGAACTCATACTGGGGAGAAACCTTTTTCTTGTAGTAACTGTGGGAAAGCTTTCAGCAGGAGAGAACATCTGACTAGACATCAGAgaactcatactggagagaaaccctttgcgtgcaatgaatgtggaaaagcattTAGGCACCGGTCACACCTTATTACCCACCAGAGaactcatactggagaaaaaccctttgtgtgtaatgaatgtgggaaaaccttcAGCCAGAGTGAAATACTTAAAAgccatcagagaattcatactggggaAAAGCCTTTTGCATGTGCTGACTGTGGAAAAACCTTTAGGCATAGATCAAGCTTTATTATCCATCAAAGAACTTATATTGGggagaaaccctttgtatgtgatgaatgtgggaaagccttcagtgaGAGTGAAGTACTAAAAAGCCACCAGAGAAtgcatactggagagaaaccatttgaatgtaatgaatgtggaaaagccttccgCCATAGAGGACATCTTATTAATCATCAGAGGACCCATAATGGAGAGAAACTCTTTGCATGTAGTGAATGTGGTAAAGCCTTCAATGAAAACGAGTTACTCAAAAttcatcaaagaattcatactggtgagaaaccctttgaatgtaatgaatgcaGGAAAAGCTTCAGTAGGAGGGAACACCTCATTAACCACCAGAGGATTCACACCGGAGAGAAACCTTTTACATGTCATGAATGTGGGAAGGGCTTCAGCCAAAGGGGGAATCTTATTACCCATCAGAGAACTCATACTAGAGAGAAACCCTTTGCATACactgaatgtgggaaagcttccATTGAGAGTATACTACTCAAAAGCCATCAGAGAGCTGATATTGAAGAAAAATCCTTTGaatatgataaatgtagaaaaggCGTTAGTCATAGGGCAAATCTTATTTCTTATCAGCAAACTAATACTGGTGGGAAAACCTTTTCTGTACAACTAATGTAA
- the LOC141540383 gene encoding uncharacterized protein LOC141540383 isoform X1, producing MWGNYQNLVFLGIPVCTLDVISLLDKQEVPRRAKGEVHRGKDFLHENKFERKDSNVMQGNCLGASFKKRLAKNTVVRHSKTREAREHGVNLENQKYKQDRQSRQVTVTPRTTFNKMILPQCSTFGRNFSLRSILISLCKETMGKCLHQYKTSEMSFQNYLHLITHHTFALGKTLSKYNRCRKPFSYHSDLVNFHRTHAGGKIAHIKHNEYEKAFSHSRSLTQQRIHIRKKFFACNEYKKTFTWKADFICQQKTHIEEKPFDCNECGEAFLRRSYFVRHKGDPAAEIPFTYNECGKAFKRWANFFYLSENSYKKETLFMY from the exons ATGTGGGGGAACTACCAGAACCTGGTTTTTCTGG GAATTCCTGTTTGTACCTTGGATGTGATTTCCTTACTGGATAAACAAGAAGTTCCAAGGAGGGCCAAGGGAGAAGTTCACAGAGGCAAAG attttcttcatgAGAACAAGTTTGAAAGGAAGGACTCAAATGTGATGCAAGGCAATTGCTTAGGAGCATCATTCAAGAAAAGACTGGCAAAGAATACAGTAGTCAGGCATTCCAAGACGAGAGAAGCTAGGGAACATGGTGTTAATTTGGAGAATCAGAAATACAAGCAGGACAGACAATCTAGACAAGTAACAGTAACTCCTAGAACCACTTTTAATAAAATGATCCTACCTCAATGTTCTACATTTGGGAGAAATTTTAGTCTGAGGTCAATCTTGATTTCATTGTGCAAAGAGACTATGGGAAAATGTCTCCATCAGTATAAGACATCTGAAATGAGCTTCCAGAATTATTTACATCTAATTACACATCATACATTTGCTTTAGGGAAGACCCTTTCTAAATATAACAGATGCAGGAAGCCTTTCAGTTACCATTCAGACCTAGTTAACTTTCACAGAACACATGCTGGAGGTAAGATAGCACACATTAAACACAATGAATATGAGAAAGCCTTCAGCCACAGTCGAAGCCTAACTCAACAAAGGATTCACATCAGAAAGAAATTCTTTGCAtgtaatgaatataaaaaaaccTTTACTTGGAAGGCAGACTTTATTTGCCAGCAGAAAACTCATATTGAAGAGAAACCCTTTGATTGTAATGAATGTGGAGAAGCCTTCCTCAGGAGGAGTTACTTTGTCAGGCATAAGGGAGATCCTGCGGCAGAAATACCTTTTACAtataatgaatgtgggaaagcctttaagCGCTGGGCAAACTTTTTTTACCTATCAGAGAACTCATACAAGAAAGAAACCCTTTTCATGTATTGA
- the LOC141540383 gene encoding uncharacterized protein LOC141540383 isoform X2 yields MWGNYQNLVFLDFLHENKFERKDSNVMQGNCLGASFKKRLAKNTVVRHSKTREAREHGVNLENQKYKQDRQSRQVTVTPRTTFNKMILPQCSTFGRNFSLRSILISLCKETMGKCLHQYKTSEMSFQNYLHLITHHTFALGKTLSKYNRCRKPFSYHSDLVNFHRTHAGGKIAHIKHNEYEKAFSHSRSLTQQRIHIRKKFFACNEYKKTFTWKADFICQQKTHIEEKPFDCNECGEAFLRRSYFVRHKGDPAAEIPFTYNECGKAFKRWANFFYLSENSYKKETLFMY; encoded by the exons ATGTGGGGGAACTACCAGAACCTGGTTTTTCTGG attttcttcatgAGAACAAGTTTGAAAGGAAGGACTCAAATGTGATGCAAGGCAATTGCTTAGGAGCATCATTCAAGAAAAGACTGGCAAAGAATACAGTAGTCAGGCATTCCAAGACGAGAGAAGCTAGGGAACATGGTGTTAATTTGGAGAATCAGAAATACAAGCAGGACAGACAATCTAGACAAGTAACAGTAACTCCTAGAACCACTTTTAATAAAATGATCCTACCTCAATGTTCTACATTTGGGAGAAATTTTAGTCTGAGGTCAATCTTGATTTCATTGTGCAAAGAGACTATGGGAAAATGTCTCCATCAGTATAAGACATCTGAAATGAGCTTCCAGAATTATTTACATCTAATTACACATCATACATTTGCTTTAGGGAAGACCCTTTCTAAATATAACAGATGCAGGAAGCCTTTCAGTTACCATTCAGACCTAGTTAACTTTCACAGAACACATGCTGGAGGTAAGATAGCACACATTAAACACAATGAATATGAGAAAGCCTTCAGCCACAGTCGAAGCCTAACTCAACAAAGGATTCACATCAGAAAGAAATTCTTTGCAtgtaatgaatataaaaaaaccTTTACTTGGAAGGCAGACTTTATTTGCCAGCAGAAAACTCATATTGAAGAGAAACCCTTTGATTGTAATGAATGTGGAGAAGCCTTCCTCAGGAGGAGTTACTTTGTCAGGCATAAGGGAGATCCTGCGGCAGAAATACCTTTTACAtataatgaatgtgggaaagcctttaagCGCTGGGCAAACTTTTTTTACCTATCAGAGAACTCATACAAGAAAGAAACCCTTTTCATGTATTGA
- the LOC141540381 gene encoding uncharacterized protein LOC141540381 isoform X3, with amino-acid sequence MEAGAALEAGALVLRDRAHSQALALPQNGTTESEVGVTFGFLTAEIQWFIMAVNHALPLSQKNSYIEKTKGLQKDMRWVNIAAYYQ; translated from the exons ATGGAGGCGGGGGCGGCCCTGGAGGCGGGCGCCCTCGTGCTTCGGGACCGAG CTCATTCTCAAGCATTGGCTCTTCCCCAAAACGGGACTACAGAGAGTGAGGTGGGCGTGACTTTTGGGTTCCTGACAGCAGAGATTCAG TGGTTCATTATGGCTGTGAATCATGCACTACCATTGTCTCAGAAGAATTCATATATTGAGAAGACTAAAGGGCTACAGAAGGACATGAGATGGGTAAACATTGCAGCCTATTACCAGTAA